A section of the Rhizomicrobium sp. genome encodes:
- a CDS encoding alpha-mannosidase — MTHDTSQRGEFQRVRGRYPGYTRTRLTQFARRLKRAIYPDRAAVERIELAGPTDRIAFEQAKTLDYREAAIGAPLGPLWATYWARVTVRIPEDWRGSRVDLHWDSRSEALLWMNGRSTQGLNSGRHTAPVARAAKGGETVTLYIEIACNRAFGAAEAGHPPAEPYQLAACDIRRFDPEAWSLFHDFDVLRQLEADREPPQTPRSTGGVAPKLVRPALDTTWAGKLLHDLNRVCNLLDPDDRTTWDAGRAILAGLFSAKNGTVAHELTAIGHAHIDTAWLWPIEETRRKCQRSFANVLALMDDYPEFKFACSQAAQYVMMEQADPDLFARIRAKVAGGQWIPIGGSWVEPDCNLPSGESMCRQFLYGQRYFERTFGARSRIFWNPDVFGYAGQLPQLMREAGMDRFLTQKLSWNRFTVPPHHSFRWRGIDGSEVLTHFPPSDTYNSMCSIEEMRYHAANYKDADRSAEALYLFGYGDGGGGPDAVMIESLRRTGDLLGVPRAATRDPNDFYDRLEREADDFATIEGELYFEYHRGTYTSQAEVKRLNRLIEGRLQTLDLLCTASLVVGKPAPSRPEVEALWRVLLVNQFHDILPGSSIGEVYVRARKELAELAERTEALSQKLLDGLSRGSDAMPFNPTGFARDEIAAGPHGRLQRVVAAPFSAGRIEDAPQGVRVEDAGDIVLDNGRLRAVLNRGGAVLSLTHLASGREALAGKANRFVLFDDRPTEYEAWDIDPFALETGRECAPAGRCEIVARGPLRAEVRFEHPIGGKSRLTQTVRLDASADQLEFDTEIDWHERRTLLKAAFPLAAKAPRATYETMYGAVERPTHANTDADLAQYEVPGHRWADLSEPGFGVSLLTDSRYGYSTLGNVMSLSLLRGTESPDRTADIGIHRLRYALYPHAGDWRAAATVARAACFNRPLLWAKGMPAAILSEPLVSAEPANVVIDTIKPAEDGKGWIVRLYESSGASTQARLAFGTAVHGVERSNTLEDEGEAIPPADGARTLALRPFQIATLRVR, encoded by the coding sequence TACCGCGAGGCCGCCATCGGCGCGCCGCTCGGCCCGCTCTGGGCGACGTATTGGGCGCGCGTGACGGTGCGGATTCCGGAAGATTGGCGCGGATCGCGCGTCGACCTCCATTGGGATTCCCGGTCGGAGGCCCTGCTCTGGATGAACGGCCGCTCGACCCAGGGCCTCAACAGCGGCCGCCACACCGCGCCGGTGGCGCGGGCCGCCAAAGGCGGCGAGACCGTCACTTTATATATCGAGATCGCATGCAATCGCGCCTTCGGTGCCGCCGAAGCCGGACACCCGCCGGCCGAGCCCTACCAGCTTGCAGCCTGCGATATCCGCCGCTTCGATCCCGAGGCCTGGTCGCTGTTCCATGATTTCGACGTGCTGCGCCAGCTCGAGGCCGACCGCGAGCCGCCGCAGACACCGCGCTCGACCGGCGGCGTCGCCCCCAAACTGGTGCGGCCAGCGCTCGACACGACCTGGGCCGGAAAGCTGCTCCACGATTTGAACCGCGTCTGCAATCTGCTCGATCCCGACGACCGGACGACCTGGGATGCGGGCCGGGCGATCCTTGCCGGGCTATTTTCGGCGAAGAACGGCACCGTGGCGCACGAACTCACCGCCATCGGGCACGCCCATATCGACACCGCCTGGCTCTGGCCGATCGAGGAGACGCGGCGCAAATGCCAGCGCAGCTTCGCCAACGTCCTCGCCCTGATGGACGACTATCCCGAATTCAAATTCGCCTGCTCCCAGGCGGCGCAATATGTGATGATGGAGCAGGCCGATCCCGATCTCTTCGCCCGCATCCGCGCCAAGGTCGCGGGCGGGCAATGGATTCCCATCGGCGGAAGCTGGGTCGAGCCGGACTGCAACCTGCCGAGCGGCGAGTCGATGTGCCGCCAATTCCTCTACGGTCAGCGCTATTTCGAGAGGACCTTCGGCGCGCGCTCCCGCATCTTCTGGAATCCGGACGTGTTCGGCTATGCCGGGCAATTGCCGCAGTTGATGCGCGAAGCCGGCATGGACCGTTTCCTGACCCAGAAGCTTTCCTGGAACCGCTTCACCGTGCCGCCGCATCACAGCTTCCGCTGGCGCGGCATCGACGGCAGCGAAGTGCTCACGCATTTCCCGCCGTCGGACACCTACAACAGCATGTGCTCGATCGAAGAGATGCGCTACCACGCGGCCAACTACAAGGACGCCGACCGCTCAGCGGAGGCGCTCTATCTGTTCGGCTATGGCGACGGCGGCGGCGGGCCCGACGCCGTCATGATCGAATCGCTGCGCCGGACCGGCGATCTGCTCGGCGTGCCGAGAGCCGCGACGCGCGATCCCAATGACTTCTACGACCGGCTGGAACGCGAGGCGGACGATTTCGCGACGATAGAGGGTGAGCTTTATTTCGAATACCATCGCGGCACCTACACCAGCCAGGCGGAGGTCAAACGGCTCAACCGCCTGATCGAAGGCCGGCTTCAGACGCTCGACCTGCTCTGCACCGCGAGCCTCGTGGTCGGCAAACCGGCACCGTCGCGACCGGAGGTCGAAGCATTGTGGCGCGTGCTCCTGGTCAACCAGTTCCACGACATCCTGCCGGGCAGCAGCATCGGCGAAGTCTACGTCCGCGCACGCAAGGAATTGGCCGAACTCGCGGAACGGACCGAGGCTCTTTCGCAAAAGCTGCTCGACGGATTGTCGCGCGGCAGCGACGCGATGCCGTTCAACCCCACCGGCTTCGCGCGGGACGAGATCGCCGCCGGGCCGCACGGGCGTTTGCAGCGCGTCGTCGCCGCGCCGTTCTCGGCCGGCCGCATCGAAGACGCGCCCCAGGGCGTGCGCGTCGAAGATGCCGGCGACATCGTCCTCGACAATGGGCGGCTTCGCGCCGTTCTGAACCGGGGCGGAGCCGTTCTGTCCCTGACGCATCTTGCGAGCGGCCGCGAAGCCCTCGCCGGCAAGGCCAATCGCTTCGTCTTGTTCGACGACCGTCCGACGGAATACGAGGCCTGGGATATCGATCCCTTCGCGCTGGAGACCGGCCGGGAATGCGCCCCCGCCGGACGCTGCGAAATCGTCGCGCGCGGCCCGCTGCGCGCTGAAGTGCGCTTCGAACACCCTATCGGCGGGAAGAGCCGCCTGACGCAGACCGTCCGCCTGGACGCCAGCGCCGACCAACTCGAATTCGACACCGAGATCGACTGGCATGAGCGCCGCACCCTGCTGAAGGCCGCCTTCCCGCTCGCCGCCAAGGCGCCCCGCGCGACTTATGAGACGATGTATGGCGCGGTCGAGCGCCCGACCCACGCCAACACCGATGCCGATCTTGCACAATACGAAGTGCCCGGCCATCGCTGGGCCGATCTGTCCGAGCCCGGTTTCGGCGTCTCGCTCCTGACCGATTCCCGCTACGGCTATTCGACGTTGGGCAATGTCATGAGCCTCAGCCTGCTGCGCGGCACGGAGTCGCCAGACCGCACCGCCGACATCGGTATCCATCGCCTGCGCTACGCGCTCTATCCCCATGCCGGCGATTGGCGCGCGGCGGCCACGGTCGCCCGTGCCGCCTGCTTCAACCGTCCGCTGCTATGGGCGAAGGGCATGCCGGCTGCGATCCTGTCGGAGCCGCTGGTTTCGGCCGAGCCCGCCAATGTCGTGATCGATACGATCAAACCGGCGGAAGACGGCAAGGGCTGGATCGTGCGGCTCTATGAAAGCAGCGGCGCCTCGACACAGGCCCGGCTGGCATTCGGCACGGCCGTGCACGGCGTCGAGCGCAGCAACACGCTCGAGGACGAAGGCGAGGCGATCCCGCCGGCGGACGGCGCCCGCACGCTCGCCCTTCGGCCGTTCCAGATCGCGACGCTCAGAGTCCGGTAG
- a CDS encoding Crp/Fnr family transcriptional regulator, with protein MRDRNHLLASLGDADWERVAPELQPVKLAADKELETRGRDVDWIYFPQSGIASVIAESSGGSRVETGVIGYEGMTGTGVVLGDSRAAQLIVMQIAGEGHRIAASRLRELLAESTTLRDHLLLFARAFAIQVAHTALANGAGLLEQRLARWLLTLHDRVEGDTLAITHDYIATMLSVRRPGVSVALKVLEEQGLTRVTRGLIAIVDRQGLLEKSGGLYGGTEEEYRRLLNWTPQRG; from the coding sequence TTGCGCGACCGCAATCATCTTCTCGCATCGCTCGGCGACGCCGATTGGGAACGTGTCGCGCCGGAACTCCAGCCGGTGAAGCTTGCCGCGGACAAGGAGCTGGAAACGCGCGGCCGCGACGTGGATTGGATTTATTTTCCGCAGAGCGGCATCGCCTCCGTCATCGCCGAAAGCTCGGGCGGCAGCCGGGTCGAGACCGGGGTGATCGGCTATGAGGGCATGACCGGTACCGGCGTCGTTCTGGGCGATAGCCGCGCGGCGCAGCTGATCGTCATGCAGATTGCAGGCGAGGGTCATCGGATCGCCGCATCCCGATTGCGCGAATTGCTGGCGGAGAGCACGACCCTGCGCGACCACCTCTTGCTGTTCGCGCGCGCCTTCGCGATCCAGGTGGCCCATACCGCACTCGCCAACGGCGCGGGACTTCTGGAACAGCGCCTCGCCCGCTGGCTCCTGACGCTGCACGACCGGGTGGAGGGCGACACGCTGGCGATCACCCATGACTATATCGCGACGATGCTGTCGGTGCGGCGGCCCGGCGTCTCGGTCGCGCTGAAGGTTCTGGAAGAACAGGGACTGACGCGGGTGACCCGCGGACTGATCGCGATCGTCGACCGCCAGGGGCTGCTGGAGAAGTCCGGCGGGCTCTACGGCGGCACCGAGGAGGAATACCGGCGTCTGCTGAACTGGACGCCGCAGCGCGGCTAG
- the ccoS gene encoding cbb3-type cytochrome oxidase assembly protein CcoS — translation MNGIAVIIAAALAFGLTALGLLLWSLNSGQYDDPEGDANRILLDDDKDA, via the coding sequence GTGAACGGCATCGCCGTCATCATCGCCGCGGCGCTCGCTTTCGGATTGACCGCGCTCGGACTTCTGTTGTGGTCGTTGAACAGCGGCCAGTACGACGATCCGGAGGGCGACGCCAATCGGATATTGCTGGACGACGACAAAGACGCTTGA
- a CDS encoding heavy metal translocating P-type ATPase has product MSAADSYSAFVRAERDGVSAMDLAVRGARCANCLAKIEGGVRGISGVTEARLNLSTGKLHVAWRGDAVAPAAVIDRVQTLGYDAAPYDAAQSLDDGQEEGRRLLRCLAIAGFGTVFVVGLTDAVWYGASDMSPATRQLFFWLAAAISVPVSLFAAQPFFQSAFRSLAKRQTNMDVPISLAILLSLALSLYETVRHGAHTYFDAAVMLAFLLLIGRYLDYLLRDRARGAAQHLVALQAATARRLKPGGEMETVAARELGAGDRILLASGERVPADGVAEDDSDADISLVTGESAPVAVRRGDSLRAGTIIVGRPVVLRATVGVDDSLVADLARLLEAGQQTRSLHVRLADRAARAYVPFVAIASLLVFTGWFAVGAALPVALTNAIAVLIITCPCALGLAVPAVQIVATGRLFNRGVFVKSGDALERLAEIDRAVFDKTGTLTLGTPQLRNAAEIPRATLQAAARLARASRHPLARAVAEAAGTGPVAAGVSEIAGAGLSAAVDGEEHRLGSAPWCGAGSTSHGSELWYRAGNAAPVRFAFQDKIRPDTKQAIADLKARGIAVEMLTGDRAEPAMQIASEAGIDSWRAAIGPAEKAAYMQALRARGERVLMIGDGLNDAGALALAHVSIAPGSAADVSQRAADLVLRGDSIAPIVEAVDIARRARRLVVQNFAFAALYNLAAIPLAAFGLMTPLIAAGAMAGSSLIVTLNALRLARAP; this is encoded by the coding sequence GTGAGCGCGGCGGACAGTTATTCCGCCTTCGTGCGGGCGGAGCGCGATGGCGTCTCCGCGATGGACCTCGCCGTGCGCGGCGCGCGTTGCGCCAATTGTCTTGCCAAGATCGAAGGCGGCGTGCGCGGCATCTCCGGCGTGACCGAGGCCCGCCTCAATCTCTCCACCGGAAAGCTGCACGTCGCCTGGCGGGGCGATGCCGTCGCGCCGGCAGCGGTGATCGATCGCGTACAGACGCTGGGCTACGACGCGGCGCCTTACGACGCGGCGCAATCGCTCGATGACGGCCAGGAAGAGGGCAGGCGGCTGCTGCGATGCCTGGCCATTGCCGGCTTCGGTACGGTCTTCGTCGTCGGTTTGACGGACGCGGTCTGGTATGGCGCGAGCGATATGAGCCCGGCGACCCGCCAGCTCTTTTTCTGGCTCGCCGCCGCCATATCCGTTCCCGTGTCGCTTTTCGCGGCGCAGCCCTTCTTCCAGTCCGCCTTCCGGAGCCTCGCCAAGCGCCAGACCAACATGGATGTGCCGATCAGCCTCGCCATCCTCCTGTCGCTCGCGCTCAGCCTTTATGAGACCGTCCGGCACGGTGCGCATACCTATTTCGACGCCGCGGTGATGCTGGCATTCCTCCTCCTGATCGGCCGCTATCTCGACTACCTTTTGCGCGACCGTGCACGCGGCGCGGCGCAGCATCTGGTCGCGCTCCAGGCGGCGACGGCGCGCCGCCTTAAGCCGGGCGGCGAGATGGAAACGGTGGCCGCGCGCGAACTCGGCGCCGGCGACCGCATCTTGCTCGCCAGCGGCGAGCGCGTTCCGGCCGACGGCGTCGCGGAGGACGACAGCGATGCCGACATCTCGCTCGTCACCGGCGAGAGCGCGCCCGTGGCGGTCCGGCGCGGCGACTCCCTGCGCGCGGGCACCATCATCGTCGGCCGTCCCGTCGTGTTGCGCGCGACCGTCGGCGTGGACGACAGCCTCGTCGCCGATCTGGCGCGGCTGCTCGAAGCAGGGCAGCAGACGCGCAGCCTCCATGTCCGCCTGGCCGACCGCGCCGCGCGCGCTTATGTGCCCTTCGTCGCCATCGCGTCGCTCCTGGTGTTCACGGGCTGGTTCGCCGTCGGCGCGGCGCTGCCCGTCGCGCTGACCAACGCCATTGCCGTCCTGATCATCACCTGTCCCTGCGCGCTCGGCCTCGCGGTGCCCGCGGTGCAGATCGTCGCCACCGGCCGTCTGTTCAATCGCGGCGTCTTCGTGAAGTCCGGCGATGCGCTGGAACGCCTCGCGGAAATCGACCGCGCCGTATTCGACAAGACCGGCACGCTGACCCTGGGTACGCCGCAATTGCGGAATGCCGCGGAAATTCCCCGCGCCACACTGCAAGCCGCCGCGCGACTCGCCCGCGCCAGCCGCCATCCGCTGGCGCGCGCCGTCGCCGAGGCCGCCGGCACGGGTCCGGTCGCCGCTGGAGTCTCCGAGATCGCCGGCGCCGGACTTTCTGCTGCGGTCGACGGCGAAGAGCACCGCCTCGGAAGCGCGCCGTGGTGCGGTGCCGGCTCAACCTCCCATGGCAGCGAATTGTGGTACCGCGCCGGAAACGCTGCGCCCGTGCGGTTCGCATTCCAAGACAAGATACGGCCCGACACCAAACAGGCGATCGCCGACCTGAAAGCGCGCGGCATCGCGGTCGAGATGCTGACCGGCGACCGCGCCGAGCCGGCGATGCAGATCGCGAGCGAAGCCGGCATCGACTCCTGGCGGGCCGCCATCGGCCCCGCCGAGAAGGCGGCGTACATGCAGGCCTTGCGGGCGCGGGGCGAACGCGTGCTCATGATCGGCGATGGGCTGAACGATGCGGGGGCTCTGGCATTGGCACATGTCTCCATCGCACCCGGCAGCGCGGCCGATGTCAGCCAGCGCGCCGCCGATCTGGTGCTGCGCGGCGATTCCATCGCGCCGATCGTCGAGGCGGTCGATATCGCGCGCCGGGCGCGCCGCCTTGTGGTGCAAAACTTCGCCTTCGCCGCGCTCTACAATCTCGCGGCCATTCCGCTCGCCGCGTTCGGCCTCATGACCCCGCTGATCGCCGCCGGCGCCATGGCGGGGTCCTCATTGATCGTCACGCTGAACGCCTTGCGGCTCGCGAGGGCGCCGTGA
- a CDS encoding FixH family protein, whose protein sequence is MIRPLTGRGVLVWLGGFFACIIAVNVYFIVISIDTFRGEDEQKPYLQGIEYNTTLERRAAQARLGWKADVAVRRLKDGHVRIEIGLKDAAGRAPGDAVLAAELRHPADENRDRALRIVAAGGGRYWADAGDVASGAWDILLSNADRRAPFEATARLWVP, encoded by the coding sequence ATGATCCGTCCGTTGACCGGCCGTGGCGTACTCGTCTGGCTCGGCGGGTTCTTCGCCTGCATCATCGCGGTGAACGTCTATTTCATCGTGATCTCCATCGATACTTTCCGCGGCGAGGACGAGCAGAAGCCCTATCTCCAGGGCATCGAGTACAATACGACGCTCGAACGCCGCGCCGCGCAGGCGCGGCTGGGCTGGAAGGCCGATGTCGCGGTCCGGCGGCTGAAGGACGGCCATGTGCGCATCGAGATCGGCTTGAAAGATGCGGCCGGTCGTGCGCCGGGCGATGCGGTGCTGGCGGCAGAGCTTCGCCATCCCGCCGACGAGAATCGCGACCGCGCCCTGCGCATCGTGGCCGCCGGCGGCGGCCGCTACTGGGCCGATGCCGGCGATGTCGCGTCCGGCGCATGGGATATCCTCCTGTCGAATGCCGACCGGCGCGCCCCGTTCGAGGCGACGGCGCGGCTGTGGGTACCGTGA